The genomic DNA ATGGCTAATTCGTCTGAGTATTAAAATTGTGATGATTTGTCCGGGAGGCGGTATGTTTATCAAATCTATATGCGCGATTTTTATCATTTTCCTTACCTCATTTGCCCCGGTTTCCGGAGCCGATCTATATAAGATCTCGGTTGAGAGTAACACCAGCGCGGGCTATTTAAATTCCCTCACAATACAACCTGTCATGCAATTGCATGACGGATATTTGATACTTTGTGATAAACAAAACTATGATTTAATTCAGCAATCATCAATTGACATTAAACTTATAGCGTCTAATGTTGATGTCGATGAGCTGTCGATCGATCTCCGACGCGATAAAAGCAATGCTCAGAAATACCCGGTGCTTTTTGAGCAGGGAGATGTGCGGATATTCAATATTGATGCCAAGAGTATATCGACCGGAGATATTTCACCGATAGTCAGGACTCCCGAGAAAATAATTTATACGCCTTATCAGGCTCTTAATCCCGATTATACGTTGGGCAATATCGATCTGCAATGGCTGATTGATCAAATCGAGCAGGATTCGGTGGAGGCCTACCTTTATCGTCTGGAGGCATTTTATCGCAGGTTAACCGGCACTGATTCCTGCTTTGCCTCGGCCGACTGGATTGCCGATAAATTCGCGTCGTTTGGATATGATTCAATTTATTATGATCCTTTTACCGGTTCTCAATTGTGGGATCGCCATCTGGTACCCAGCGTCAATATAGTCTGTACAAAATTGGGAACTTTATTTCCAGATTATCAAATCATCGTCGGCGGGCATTTCGACGCCGTGCCTGATTGTCCGGGAGCGGACGATGATGGTACCGGAACGGCGGGGACGCTGGAAATAGCCAGGATATTGGCAGATATTGAGACTGAAGTGACATTTGTATTTATTGCTTTTGATTCCGAGGAATCTTGGATGTGGGGTTCCTATCATTACATGGATGAAGCCGCGGCGCGCGGTGATAAAATTCTGTATATGATGAATCTGGATATGATCGGGCATTGGACCAATGACGACTGGGCGGATTTGTATTATGGCGCGAGTATTACATATTCGGAGTTGTGGAAAGTCCTTGCGGATTCCCTGGTTGGGATTCATGGCGATTTATCAGGTTCGACAGCATCGGATCATTTGCCCTTTCAGGAAGCGGGTATCCCAGTTACTTTTGTTCAGGAATATTTTTTCTCCGACAATTATCATTATCCCAGCGATAGTACATCCTATATAAATTTTGAATATATGACGCGAATGATAAAAGCATCGATTGCTACCGTCGCGGTTATCAGTGAAGCTCCGATTTCGGTTGAAATTGAATCGGTTTTTGACGTTGGTAACGGACATGCCATCCGGATAAATTGGAGCCATGATTTAATTGCCGATGTTGATTTCTTCCGCATATACTATAATACCAATCCTCCAACAGGTTTGGATTTTGTTGATGTGGATGGCTCCTTTACAGGTTATACAATTGAAGGGTTGACGACCGGGCAGGAATATACGATCTATATTGATGCTTACGATTCTGATGGCAATCGCTCGTTTTTACGCCATCCTGTCAACGTAACGCCGTATTTGTATCCCCAGGCTCCAACGGGTGTGACCGCCAGACCATTATTGCGGTCGATTGAAATTAACTGGAATAGCGAGAATGCGGAGCTTGATTTTAGCCATTATATGATACTGAGAGACGAAGTGCCGTTACCGGTAACATTGACCGCCGGACCTTATATCGACAATGATGTAAATTTGGGCGCGGACTTTCATTCATATCGAGTAGCAGCCGTTGATAATGATGGATATATCTCTGATTTAGCGGGTATCGAACCGCAAATAACAAGGGCAGCGACACTTGAACCGGGAACTGTATTGGGGATCAACCGCTCCAGTAATTTGGCGACCAGTATTGTCAATGAAGCCGTCACCGGACAGTTTATCCGCGATGCTTTAACACCGTTCAATTTTGATTATTATTCGGATTCGGCATATACTTCAAAACCGGCCAATGAAAGACTGGGTCTTTATGATTTACTTGATTATGAGCTTTTGGTATTAGGCGGTGAATCTGCCCGGGAAGATGATTTTGGAGCGTCGATCACGATGGGGGGAATTCTTGAAGATATTGAATATTACATATCGTTGGGCGGAAAAGTTATAATATTCGGACGATGGGGAGATTTCAAAACCGGACCATCGGAATATCAGAATGACTATTTTAATGAAGGTAACTCCGATTATAATTACAACGCTCTTTTTCATATTGATACCCGTACCAAATTCGTCCATACAATTGACGTCACAACTATGTACTCGGATTTAATCGGGGCACATTCCAATTTACCGGGCTATCCGGCTCTGAGTTGGGACAGTCTGGCGGCCGTCGATCACTCGTCGCCCTGGGTGGAAGTATCCGGGATTCCTTGTCCGACATTTGTCGATCTGGGCTATTCCGGTTCAGATCTTGACATTCTTTATACCTATGATTCAAGAACGGATGCCTACCAGGCGGAAAACAAGCCGATTGCCTGGAGGTATTTGGGCGATGATTATCAGTATATCTTTTTCGAGATGCCCTTGACATTTTTTGACCATTCTACAGCATTGACCGTCATGCAAACCGCGATCACCGAGCTATTGTCGGTCGGATCTGCCGGGGAAGTTTTGTTTGAACCGCAGGTAATTGATGTCGACAATTTACCGACATTGGTCGAAATCTATCTGGGCAATTTTGAAAATGGAAAAACCGCCGCGGACGTTGATGTCTCGTCGATTTTATTAAATGGCAGTCTTTCGCCCGTTTCGACAACTATTCTCCCGACATATTCATACTTCACCGGTGAAGTTCTGAATTTAGAATTCAATGCCGCTGATGTATTGGCGACTTACGGTCAGGTAGATTATAGCGGGAGCTATAGTTATATAACCTCCTGGCAATTTACGGGCGAAGGTGAATCCAATTCCGCCGCAGGTTATGTTACATTAATTGCCGAATCACAAGTTTTAATCGGCGACGCCAATGGGGACGGGGATGTTAATGTCGGCGACGCAGTGTATTTGATAAATCATGTATTCAGAGGCGGGCTGCCGCCGGTTCCTTTGGAAGCGGGCGACGCCAATTGTGATGGTTCGGTAAACGTGGGGGATGCGGTGTATTTAATAAATCATGTCTTCAAAGGCGGCCCCGGACCCTGTGAATAAACCTAATAGGTCATTTAGATATATCCGCTTGACAAGATACTTATTAGACTTATATTGTTGATACCTCACTAGCCGTTGTCTATACTTGTGACCGTTTTTATATTAAGAAGCTATGTCATGTCTTTGGGGGCGCAAGGAGGAATTGATGACGCCCCGAATTATATTCATAGCAATTTCAATTTTAATATGTTGTATAAATCCTGTATTTTCTGCCGATTTGTACAAAATATCACTTTCCAGTCAAGCAGAAGCCGATTTTCTAAATTCACTCGGAATCTTACCATTGATTCAATTAAGTGACGGGTATCTTCTTGTTGCAGAAACTCAGATTATTGGTCAAATAACTGACGCCAAAATAAAAATCTCATTTATGGCGGAAAATGTAGATATAGATAATCTTTTTCTTGATCGGTCGCGAAATGGGGATATTCTCGGCAAAAATCAATTGTTGTATGAACAGGGAGATTTAAGAATTTGCAGCAATTTTGACAATAGTAATGGCACCCCTGATTTATTGCCAATAAAAAACAGACCTGCTGAATTTATATTTAAACCGGAATCGATGGTCGAGCCGCAATATTCAATCAGTAGTATACTCGACCTGGAGGAGTTAATATCTCAAGTGGAAATTGATTCTTTAGAATCATATGTCCTGAGACTTGAGGCATTTTACAGGCGCTGGACCGGTACCGATTCATGCTTTGCCGCTCGCGATTGGCTGGTCAATAAATTTGCGGCATTTGGATATGATTCTATTTATACTGATCTATTTGAAGGGTGCCAAAGACATTATATTGATGGTGATTTGCATAGAATACCCCAGGAAAGTTATAATGTTATTGTTACCAAGATTGGCAGTATTCATCCTGATAAGCATATAATTGTGGGGGCTCATTATGATGGGGTCTGGGATTGTCCTGCTGCCGATGATAATGGATCGGGAACAGCCGGTTTATTAGAGATTGCAAGGATTTTGGCGAATGTTGAAACTGAAATAACAATTGTTTTTATCGCCTTTGATTCTGAAGAGTGTTCCCTGGATGGATCATCCCATTACGTTGACAACGCCCTGGAAAATAATGAAGATATCCTGACAATGATGAATATTGATATGATTGGCTATAAATATAACTATCAGGATGTTACACTGTATCATGGTTCAGCCACAGCCTATGGAGAATTATGGCAGAAACTCGCCGATTCTTTAATGGGAATGAATGGGATCTTATCCGGAAGTCATGTTGCCGATCATTGGCCTTTTCAAATGGCGGGGTATGATGTACTTTTTGTTCATGAATATAATTTTTCAATTTATTTTCATACGTTAGCCGATAGCGCCGTATATTTGAATTTTACGTATATTACCAATGTTGTGAAAAGCTCATTGGCTACCTGTTATGTTACAAGCGTGATTCCATATCCATTAGAGATTATTTCAATAATCGATATTGGAAACGGCAATTCTCTCGAAGTTTATTGGCCATATCAAGATGGTGTTGATTTTTATCGTGTCTATTATGATACCAATCCCCCGAACGGAATTGATTCTGCTGATATCTACAATGCCGACACCAACTTTGTAATTGATGATCTTATTGAGGGAAAGGAATACGCAATTTCGGTAGCCAGTTATGATAGCGATGGGTCGCGATCGATTTTACAATATCCTAGTTTTGGTA from Candidatus Zixiibacteriota bacterium includes the following:
- a CDS encoding M28 family metallopeptidase — encoded protein: MTPRIIFIAISILICCINPVFSADLYKISLSSQAEADFLNSLGILPLIQLSDGYLLVAETQIIGQITDAKIKISFMAENVDIDNLFLDRSRNGDILGKNQLLYEQGDLRICSNFDNSNGTPDLLPIKNRPAEFIFKPESMVEPQYSISSILDLEELISQVEIDSLESYVLRLEAFYRRWTGTDSCFAARDWLVNKFAAFGYDSIYTDLFEGCQRHYIDGDLHRIPQESYNVIVTKIGSIHPDKHIIVGAHYDGVWDCPAADDNGSGTAGLLEIARILANVETEITIVFIAFDSEECSLDGSSHYVDNALENNEDILTMMNIDMIGYKYNYQDVTLYHGSATAYGELWQKLADSLMGMNGILSGSHVADHWPFQMAGYDVLFVHEYNFSIYFHTLADSAVYLNFTYITNVVKSSLATCYVTSVIPYPLEIISIIDIGNGNSLEVYWPYQDGVDFYRVYYDTNPPNGIDSADIYNADTNFVIDDLIEGKEYAISVASYDSDGSRSILQYPSFGTPYHLPRKPSNLTIKPNFRCLEIEWTGNNDFEADFSHYSIIRDGKKLPVQLSVSFYVDNDYSLGGGYHSYYVVAVDQDGNISDTVGMEPLISKVATLTAGKILAINRSNNFSNSLVNEVVTGEYLRESLSPFDFEYYSDTAYNYLPESERLNLYDLLEYELVVVGSESGRAEDLGIPPNLGGILDVIDYYQSIGGKVILFNRWGNITIQSEDYSTIHFIESSPDYYYQSRY
- a CDS encoding M28 family peptidase, yielding MFIKSICAIFIIFLTSFAPVSGADLYKISVESNTSAGYLNSLTIQPVMQLHDGYLILCDKQNYDLIQQSSIDIKLIASNVDVDELSIDLRRDKSNAQKYPVLFEQGDVRIFNIDAKSISTGDISPIVRTPEKIIYTPYQALNPDYTLGNIDLQWLIDQIEQDSVEAYLYRLEAFYRRLTGTDSCFASADWIADKFASFGYDSIYYDPFTGSQLWDRHLVPSVNIVCTKLGTLFPDYQIIVGGHFDAVPDCPGADDDGTGTAGTLEIARILADIETEVTFVFIAFDSEESWMWGSYHYMDEAAARGDKILYMMNLDMIGHWTNDDWADLYYGASITYSELWKVLADSLVGIHGDLSGSTASDHLPFQEAGIPVTFVQEYFFSDNYHYPSDSTSYINFEYMTRMIKASIATVAVISEAPISVEIESVFDVGNGHAIRINWSHDLIADVDFFRIYYNTNPPTGLDFVDVDGSFTGYTIEGLTTGQEYTIYIDAYDSDGNRSFLRHPVNVTPYLYPQAPTGVTARPLLRSIEINWNSENAELDFSHYMILRDEVPLPVTLTAGPYIDNDVNLGADFHSYRVAAVDNDGYISDLAGIEPQITRAATLEPGTVLGINRSSNLATSIVNEAVTGQFIRDALTPFNFDYYSDSAYTSKPANERLGLYDLLDYELLVLGGESAREDDFGASITMGGILEDIEYYISLGGKVIIFGRWGDFKTGPSEYQNDYFNEGNSDYNYNALFHIDTRTKFVHTIDVTTMYSDLIGAHSNLPGYPALSWDSLAAVDHSSPWVEVSGIPCPTFVDLGYSGSDLDILYTYDSRTDAYQAENKPIAWRYLGDDYQYIFFEMPLTFFDHSTALTVMQTAITELLSVGSAGEVLFEPQVIDVDNLPTLVEIYLGNFENGKTAADVDVSSILLNGSLSPVSTTILPTYSYFTGEVLNLEFNAADVLATYGQVDYSGSYSYITSWQFTGEGESNSAAGYVTLIAESQVLIGDANGDGDVNVGDAVYLINHVFRGGLPPVPLEAGDANCDGSVNVGDAVYLINHVFKGGPGPCE